Part of the Lycium ferocissimum isolate CSIRO_LF1 chromosome 6, AGI_CSIRO_Lferr_CH_V1, whole genome shotgun sequence genome, CAATGAAAAGCAGAGATTAATAAGATGAAAGACTAAAAAAGGCTAAACATTGGTAGTAGCATTTTGTCTTAAACAGGCTGTATAATCACACCATGAATGATGTTTCATTTTGTTAGTGAAACTCACAATGAGTACTTaacttgggaaaaaaaaaaagagtacttaACTAGCTTTCTCTACACATCCAGCCTACTTCATGAACAAAAAAACCATAGAACTAATTGGAAAAAGATAATACTTGAATAGAACTGTAACTAATCAAACTACTATGATAGTTCAGAAATAATCTGTTGGTGAGTTGTCAAATCAGAAGCAGCAACAACCTTGAAACCATCTCGCGGAATGGAAGACCCCGGAGAAGGCTGCCAAGAAAGTTGATTCCCTTGCCAATCAGTTATGATTCCTCCAGCACCCTCCACAATAGGAACTAATCCAAGAAGACCATAGGGCTCGACAGCACAATCGACAACGACTTGCAACATACCAGCAGCTAACTCAGAGTAAGCAATGCAGTTGCCGTTGAAGAAAGTTTCTCCAACCTTGTATGCCAACCTGTTGTACGCGTATTTGGCTTCTTTGTTGTAACCAGGGTCCTTGATGTCAACATATGCTTGCTCTAGGTGTTCACTTGCTCGTGTCCTCACAAGGTCTCCGTTTCTAGTAGTCTTTCCCCTCCTTCCAACGGTTTTGATCCCTGTAATGGGATTATTAATGCAACCAATTACCGGTTTACCATTGTGAACTACAGCTATCGACATGCCAAATGTAGGCAAGAGCCGCTCTTCTACACCATTAGTAAGGTCGAAAACCCAAACAAACTCGGGAACTGTGGTCCCACTGCAATTGCTCCATCCAACTTGTTTCCCACACACAGCGTGGCAAGGGAAATCTTTTAGGATAAGTGAGATCATAGCCTTCTCTGCTTCAGAAGCAATAT contains:
- the LOC132060193 gene encoding bifunctional phosphatase IMPL2, chloroplastic-like, with protein sequence MLTDSKESLPVGDLELDRLVDIANKAVDAAGEIILKHYLARGNVFKVPDATNIPSWTNIASEAEKAMISLILKDFPCHAVCGKQVGWSNCSGTTVPEFVWVFDLTNGVEERLLPTFGMSIAVVHNGKPVIGCINNPITGIKTVGRRGKTTRNGDLVRTRASEHLEQAYVDIKDPGYNKEAKYAYNRLAYKVGETFFNGNCIAYSELAAGMLQVVVDCAVEPYGLLGLVPIVEGAGGIITDWQGNQLSWQPSPGSSIPRDGFKVVAASDLTTHQQIISELS